The DNA segment atcccttttatttctatttattgccTTATTGCACTGTCTAGaatctccagtacaatgttgaataaaagtggcaagAGCAGACATCCTTATTGTATTCCTGATCttagaaagcattcagtcttttaccattaagtatgatgttagctgtaggtttttttttttttttttttaggtcaatATAGTTTCCACTTTTActgtgcatacacatatatacaatgtattttaaaaatgggctttACAATATGTAGTTTGATCACTTGGTTTACAACTAAATATATTGTGAACACTTTCTCTTCTACAACAGTTAAAATAATTGCATAGCTTGGAGGAAACACAATTTATTAAGAAATCTTGTTGGGgatattgaggtataattttttttctaaggagACTTCATTCTTTTACAATGCCTTTGGGAAAAGAAAGGGGAGTCCTTGTCTTATATAGCTTTCTATAGATGATGGAAACTTGCCCTTCCATTTAGCCTTTTTACTTGCTTCTCTACCACCAGCTAATCACCAATCAAGTAACCCATTTTATGTTTTCCAACCTCTCTCCTCTATGTGCTTCCTCTTTCCTACTCAGTCTCCCTGCACACTTGCAGATGGACTTCCATTCCTTCAGCACTCTTGTTCCTCCCCTTAAAgaggctttctttccttttaaagagactattttaattgattttgatCAACTCTACTCAAAACTGTATTCTAAGGTCCACATTAGAATTAGTCTTGAATAATCCGAAGATATAATTCAATCATTTAAAAGAACATATTAAGAAGACCTTGGTAGAATTACATGTATCAAGAAACACCAGGCCTTGTGCAGttgctcacgtgtgtaatcccagcgctttgagaggccgaggcgggtggatcataaggtcaggagttcgaaaccagcctggctaatatggtgaaaccccgtctctactaaaaatacaaaagaattagctgggtgtggtgacatatgcctgtaatcccagctacttgggaggctgaggcaggagagttgcttgaacctgggatgcggaggttgcagtgaaccgagatcgcgtcattgcactccagcctgggtgacggagcaagactccgtctcaaaaaaaaaaaaaaaaaaaaaaaagaaacattggacttggGCACAATGGAGATATGACCgactttcttttgaaaaaagaagTAGTTTTTTGGGAGAGGGCAGGGCAAAGAGATAAGAAGTAGTTAGTTCTGTAAGGAAATGTTAGAAGCCATTTTGGAaatgtattcattattttaagGCGACTAACAAATGATCATCTTTCAGTTAGGACATTGTAGCAGCAGCCTTTACTGGTCATGAAATTTGCATGGTAtctaaaattgtatttctggAAATAGATCAATGTCAATTAATAGTAGCTTTGTATAGAAAGGCAGATGCCAGCTAGCATAAAAGTGGTAGTACGTGCAGACGGTGGTAGTTCTGGAGTCCTGGAAGTCACGAGGTGCTCATCCATCACAAGGCCATCACAGCCGGGTAGAAATGCCTGAGGAAAGCAGCGGAGCTGGCCGTGCCAGCATTTACACAGGGAACACTTCTTGGGCAGCCAGGTGTCATGGGGCACAGACCGGCAGTTCTCTTTGCGCACATTGTGCTCACAGTTCTGTCCGTAGGAGGGGGGCCAGGCACAAAAGGACTCCAGCATGCAGGTTCCCCCATTCAGGCAGCAGATTCTGTTTAGCTCCTTACTGTGCTGTATCCCCATGGGCGGCACACGCTGGGAAGACCGAGGCCGAATTGCAGGCTCCTCCTGGGGCCGAATGCTGTCATCTCTGAAGGCGAGGTCTCCCCGAGATGGACGCGCAAATTCCTGATGGCCCAGCCCGGCAACTAATCCCAGCTGAAAGGCTTTAGAAATAGCTGTAGGTTTTTAATAGATGCCTCTTGTCTCTAGTAATATTCCttgatttaaagtctgtcttacctgatattaatatagccacactATTTCTCTTATGGTTACTGTTTacataatacatttttttgtccttttattttcaacctatttgtgtctttgaattAAAGTGTCTCTATCTCTTATACATAGCATATGGGTGGATCTTGGTTTTTTTTATCTAGTATAAACCTTTTTGCCTTTTGAATGGAATGTGTAGTCATACACATTTAATGTAACTATTGATATGATTGGATTTACACCTACTATTTTTGCCCTTTGTTTCTGTATGTCTCATGTCTTTTTTGATTCTtcattcctcctttcttccctttttaatggttgttaaaaaatacttttttagtaTACCATTTAAATTCCTCTGTTGATTTTTAACCgcatttttttggaaaaaaattttctgttttcagctgggcacagcagcttacgcctgtaatcccagcactttgggaggcaaaggcgggtggatcacctgag comes from the Symphalangus syndactylus isolate Jambi chromosome 8, NHGRI_mSymSyn1-v2.1_pri, whole genome shotgun sequence genome and includes:
- the LOC129487304 gene encoding putative protein CRIPTO3, whose protein sequence is MDVAISKAFQLGLVAGLGHQEFARPSRGDLAFRDDSIRPQEEPAIRPRSSQRVPPMGIQHSKELNRICCLNGGTCMLESFCAWPPSYGQNCEHNVRKENCRSVPHDTWLPKKCSLCKCWHGQLRCFPQAFLPGCDGLVMDEHLVTSRTPELPPSARTTTFMLAGICLSIQSYY